In the genome of Carettochelys insculpta isolate YL-2023 chromosome 17, ASM3395843v1, whole genome shotgun sequence, the window tgattgtgctctttgggtttttttggtctgataGCAGGggctttttgttctgtcttttttttttaagaaagttttCATTGgtgttctgctttttaaaaaaaaagaaagctattgtttggtgttccatggtctcaatgTTTTAAGGAACACTGATGTAGAAAAGGCCATAGACTCAAATAATGGTGTCATTTGTAGTTTGTGACACCTTAGTGTTTTCCCCTTTGTCCAGAAGATCAATGGCGAAATAAATGAAATTGTAGGGATTCTAGTACAGACTTTAGCAAGGTCATTCTTTGTTTTCTAACCCATGATTATATTTCAGGAGTACTTAGTCTCCTAGTAGCTTCCTGTGATGGACTTTGTCATTCAACGAATTCTAGTAGCCACTTTAACAGGAAATTACTTGTTTTACTTGGCAATGCCATGTGGGTCTGATCCTCAAGTCACACAGTACTGGGGCTCAGGAAGCCTGAGTTTTAAACCTGACTCTGCCATTAACCTGCTAGCAGGCTTTGGGCAAGTCAGTGCCCTTTTCTGTCATCAGTTTTGCCATCTGTAAACTGGAGATTCTGACCTGTTTCACAAAGGTAGGAATCATCAGGTCTCCTTCTCAGATGTATTGACTTGGTTTGCCTCTGGGTCTGAGTCCCTCTGGCTTGAACGGGTTTTTTGTTGTATGTTACTTTTGGCTTTGCAGCGTCATTGCCATGTATGTCTTGTTGCAGTGTCTTTGAGGGGGAACTTTCTGAGACCATCCCTGTTGTTCACGCTTCCATTGCAGGATGTCGGATCATTGGCAGAATGTGTGTGGGTAAGTCATGTACTTAAAGCTATCTTTGTGGTGTGCTCTTAATGGGGATTGGAGCTGAAACAGGTCATTTCATAAGATTTTAAACTCTCGTACTGCAGTGTAAGGAAGACTCTGATTCTGTAACTGGATCTGCCTAAGAGCCACCTGTTCTACTATTGAACAGGGGTGGTAAGAGTTTGAGGTTCCAGCTGTGACAAATAAATCTTCATAGGGGAGCTTCAGATATAGCCCTGGGAACCTGATGGCGATTTTCTTCTGACCTCTGGCCAGAAGAGGTTGTTTGAAAGTACCCAcgtctgggggaggggcaaaggaatGGAACTGGAAAGACTTGTTTCCAAAATTAAAATATCTGTCAATCTGAGAGAAGACCGTGTGCGGCGGGTGGAAGAAGGTAAGGGGTAGAGACTCTGTCACATAGATGTTGACTTCGGTTGTGATGCCACTCCTTTGCAGCATGGAGTGACTGTTTCACGCAGGTCTCTTTATGGGTTTGGAGAGTTGTGTGGTCAGTTTTCTCACTGATAAATCTGCAGGAAATACCCTGCTTTGGGCGGGGACAGAGCGggagtagtcatgtagcactttaaagactaacaaaataatttattaggtgatgacctttcatgggacagacccacttcttccgatcatagccttaccagaacaggctcaatgtgtaaagcacagaggtccaaatattatcaaggttggcaaatcagatagataGAAGAGCAACCCTCATCCCCCTCTTCCTGCTCTTCTAACTTGCCAaccttaataatttttctgatttgtcaaccttgataacaatttttggactacTGCGTTTTacatattgagcctgttctggtaagactatagatctgaagaaatgggtctgccccatgaaagctcatcacctaataaattattttgttagtctttaaattgctacatgactgcttttttgttttgatagaatacagactaacacagctacctgttaCTGATTTGTTGGGTATTAATGGTTTGGCTGCAGCATCTAACCATTACAAATAAATATGCAAGAGCAACATTCCTCCTCATTTACACATAGCCAGGGATACAGCAGGACACTCATAGGAcactcatctgctcataggaataaggggactttgaagtagccggggtcctttcgaaaaggagccctgtctggatgagccgcacggtggcgagccacgtcaatttcgaagtgctgcagccgcccgcatgctaatgaggcgctgaatatgtatttcagcgcttcattagtaaagttcgaaagggccatttgcatggccatttcgaagtttttggctagtgtagacacggccaaaggtTTCCACTGCTCTCACATGCAATTTCTGTACTGACCCCGGCTCTTGGTGCTGGCTCGTTTTTTGATGGTAATTTTGCCTCAGTCATGCTGACGACTGTATGTTGGAGGTGGTGCTGAAGAGACCAGAAGCCAAGTTGTTTGAAGGTTAGGCAGTGGACAAGCTCAGCAAGTGAACGTTTTCAATGTGGTCTGAACCAGAGCTCCTTTTCTCTCTTAGGAAACCGACATGGGCTGCTAGTCCCAAGTAGTACAACAGACCAGGAGCTTCAGCACATCCGCAACAGCTTGCCAGACTCAGTACGAATCCAAAGGGTGGAGGAGCGGCTCTCAGCTTTGGGCAATGTCACCACATGCAATGACTATGTAGCACTCATCCATCCAGACCTGGACAGGGTAACTGACTGTTTTGTTCTTGTATCAGTTCAGTGAAGATCTTTAAATCAGCTCTGTCCAAGAGCTAGACCTTATAGTTACTGGGGATTGGTTTGAATGTTTCCAGTTCATGCCAAGTAACAAAAGGCTGCATGTTAATAGCGCTTTGCAGGCTGAGCGCCTGCTTTACCTGACTTGTCGTTCTTCTCAGCAGAGGAATGACAGAGTTGGTTTCTGCATTAAAAGGCTGTCTCgaaattcaattttgactgcCCTTTGTTCCCTTTCACTAGCCCTTGTTTACAGGGCAGATAAGAAGACAAGCTCTGCCTTGAAGAATTCAGAATCTAGTGTTCTGCGCACTGGGACTAATGGGGTTGGTGAGAGGCTAGCAAGGCTTTAGCTGTATGAATGGAGAAATTACTCGTACGTCTTTGGCAGGAAGAAAAGCACCATGCAGATACAGGGGTGTCTCAGGCTAGAGGGAAGGCCACACTGAAGATGATGTCCAAGTGGCAGGCCTTGTGACAAGGGTGGCAGTATTAACTGCAAGGAAAGGGAGGGTTTTTGTTGAAAATTGCAGAGTTCTTTTTTGGCCATGTTGAGCTTATGCTGACGCCGTGGGAGCTCTGCAGCATAGGTTGAGGTTTGAGATGAAATAGAAGATGACAGGCTTGGAGTGACAAGGTGGTTCTGTGAGGAATCGTATTGTAGGGATGATAGTTGAAAATTCGTAGATTCCAGGGCCAGACGTAGCCCCTCTGATCATACTGGCTGACCTGGAGACCTTCCCTAAAATAACTCTCAGAGCAGGTTTTAAGGAGAACATCCGATCTTAAtctaaaaattgtcagtgattaAGAAAATAGTTCACAAGGTTGCTCTCACCATTAACAATTTGGATCATATTTCCTGTCCATTTCAGCTTCCAAGGTGACAAAGAGGATCATGGTTGACTGTATTGACGGTGGTTGGCCACATCAAGTAGGATTTCTTGTTGGCCCTAAGCAGCAGGTGTAATTAATAGAGCCAGTAAAAATCTGAGCTCTCAAAAATCACAATAGGTGTTTGCAAGTCCCCTTTGGCAAGTTTTCTTCAGTGCATagctctgttcccagctcagCTCACTTGGGATTTTTACATAATGTTCTGAGATAATGGTAGTGGCAAGGACACGCTCTTCTCCTTTTCTATACTGTAGGAAACTGAAGAGATCTTGGCGGATGTGCTCAAAGTGGAAGTCTTCAGACAGACGGTTGCAGACCAGGTTCTGGTAGGAAGTTACTGTGTTTTTAGTAACCAGGGAGGACTTGTGCACCCAAAAACTTCAACTGAAGACCAGGATGAGCTCTCCTCACTGCTGCAAGTCCCACTTGTGGTAAGGCTTTGTTGGCTTGTGCTTTCTCTCACGGTTCCCACCCCAGAGTCTTCTGTCTGTTGGAGAGATTTTACTCTTCACAACTGTATTGCGTTGCAGCCTCCATGTTATGTTTTTCTCCCAGTGAATAGCTACtctgtctcttccagctcttaTCAAGTAGTTGTAGAGTATAATTCTCATGACTTGTCAGGTTCACTGCTGCCCACGTGTAAAGAAGCTGTGTGCTGTTCCTGCCATTGGGAGACTCAGTAATgcccctctcctcttcccctcgGGTAGCTTACCAAGTCTGGGTGTCACCAAATGCCCAGCTTCCAAACCCTCCTATTTCTGAGATGCAGCTGTGTGTTTCAGTGTGAACATCTCTGGCAAACAAAGCTGGGGTAGTGAAATAAACGTCATGTGAGATCAAGCTGAGCACTGCTGTGATCCTGTGCTGAAGATGACCAGCTTTCACAGTTTGTGATGTTTTCATGGTCATGAATTTGGCTGGGTCAGAGTGGTAACTTCCACACATGTAAACAACTCTGCAGACACGCTTTACAGATTCTTTGAGATGTAGTGTGGCTAAGTTAAGTTTTTTGATGGGCAGCTTTAGAGATCAGGCATCTGATTCTTAGCACTCATACAATACTAGAAGTATATGGCTGGAAGATACCTGAGGAGGCTATCTACCCAGCTCTGCACTGAAGCACGGGCAAGTACATCTAGACTAGCCTTAAAAATCTACAATGGTGGGGATGCCACAGTCTCCCTTGGAagctagaaagtttttcctaacatctagcctaaatctcccttactACGAGCTACGCGGATTACTATCTATCCTGTCTTCAGCAGACATGGAGAAGAATTGATCACTCTTTAACAGCCCTCAACATGACTATTGTCAGGTCCCCATGCAAACAGCCGCATTGGATCACACCAAAGGCCTGTCTGTCTCAGgcgtctgcaaccgaaatagtgagaggagccattttttcaatttcatctacaaaatcagtacttcagggTCTGCAATGCATGTGTCTGAGACAGGCCTTAACCATAACACCAaactactttttgtaacccctgttctAAGAAGGAGCGGAACCTCTGTtctaagaacagtgcacacacaatgagttgtaccagttagaaagtttgttactttcacccatgggttggagagcaaatgaggataAGGCAAACGgtgcacctggggataggctcttaaacAGGAAGAAGCAGTGTTCGCATCCACCCTCCacggtgcccccacccccccccccccccgacccccatctccaggctttaccttgctcagccccaaaccagacccctcctccccaacaccaccatccccaggattaacctgcccctgggactaacccttCCATGGTACTGGCTTCATTTATTGTCAGCATGTCAGGTGCAGCATCATGGCTGGATTGCAGGCAGGATGGTGCGGGGCAGGGGAGCCTTGGCCCCAGGGAGTGAAAGCCTCTTACCCCAgatcctgctgcagccagcaggatggTGGCGGGGGCCCTTCTAGGTGGCAAGAGATCACAGTGTACAGGAGGTGGAGCTGGCTCCCTAGAGCTGTGCTGAGAGCACAAGGCAGAGGGAATCTGTGCAGCCAGTCTTAAAACAGCCCCTTGCGTGAGTTCCAGCTGGGAAAGAGCACAGTgcggctggctccagccctcccagcacagcCAAAGGAGACATGAGTGTTTAGATGGTGAAGAGCCTACACCAGGCAGCCACATGCGCCCAGCAGAAGAAGGGCTGGCAGCagttctgctggcaggggtgaaCTGAGCCACACCCACCAGAGGTGGCTTAGGTAACGGGCAAGTGAGggactctgcagctccctgccctgctgccactgaaataatggaactaaatataATTGGTTTAACATCCAGATCCCTCCCGCCAGCTGTTAAAGctcctgtttcagcagcagcagggcaaagagccacatgaggaggggcagtggcagtgcctggagctgcaaatgactccttaaagagccgtgTGCTGCTCCAGAGTGAGAGGTAGCTGATCACTggtctagcccagtatgctgtcttccaGAGCAGATAATCAAGTGGTTCATTCCCAGGTTATGGCAAACATTGATAGGCCTGTCCTCCaggaatttgtctagttctttttgaaccctattaGTCTTGGTATTCAGAATATCCTCTTTGCAGCACTCCCGCCCACCTCCTGTCATCTTTCTCCAAGACTACAGATGGCTTTGCCAGAAGTAACTTTGACCTTTCAGTGATATGAGACCTTGCTTTGAGTCTGTGGAAAGTGTAGACTTACTAACACCAGGCACTAGACATCTGACTTAACCCACTGACTTCTGGATTCCAGCTGAACACATTGCCTAATCCAAGAGGTACTTTGGGAGAAGCAGCAGTCTCCATCTCCATGTGCCATCTGATAGCTGTTCTGTGCATGCAGACCAAAAATGAGAATTTTGTGAGATGTGCATCTAGGGTTGGTCTGCAGTgccttcctgtgtgtgtgtgtgtgtgtgtctgtctctctctctctcgttggTCTCTTCCTGTCTtgcactggagagagagagagaatgtgtgtgtgacaATCCTGAGTGGCTAGGACCCATACTAAGTAACATACTGTTCTTCTGTGCCCCCCACCCTACTCCCCAAAACCAAGCATGCAGGCTCCTGCAATCAGTTCTCACATGTAGGTTGCTGCTGAGCCCACATGTGGGTTTTGTTACAGGCGCCTGTCCTGGCTCCCACAAAATCCACACCCACCCTGAAGCTCTCCTTCCTGGTAGTATTGTAAGTGCTCACGATTAAAGCCGCTTTGCCCCCACTGCAGTCGTTCTCACCATCGCATGGATGCTGTAGAGTTCATATGGCTTTGGCACGAGGCTGGCAGGGAGTGTAACTCCCCCATATGATTCCATGGAACCTAGTGAATTGTgagcctagagacagtgtgttaGACCTGGCTCTCTGATTGCACCCAGGATTTTTGTGCTCTTCACAACCCTTATTGGTAgctaggctggaagggaccactaTGATCATCTAGTCGGAGCTTCTATATAGTAGAGGTCAGAAATTTCACCCCCCAATTTTTGCATCAGGCTCAGTAACTTACATTTCAGGTAGAGCAAGCGTCTAAGAAAGAGACTTTCTATCCCAAACTAAGTCAAGTCAGTGACGCAGACTCCGCTGCATCTCGTAgtggtgctgctggctgctggcttagTAACTCCTACTGTGACAAGTCAGTGACGCAGACTCCGCTGCATCCTGTAGTGGTGCTGCTGGCTTAGTAATGCTACTGTGACAAGTCAGTGACGCAGACTCCGCTGCATCCCGTAgtggtgctgctggctgctggcttagTAACGCTACTGTGACAAGTCAGTGACGCAGACTCCGCTGCATCCCGTAgtggtgctgctggctgctggcttagTAACGCTACTGTGACAAGTCAGTGACGCAGACTCCGCTGCATCCCGTAgtggtgctgctggctgctggcttagTAACTCCTACTGTGACAAAAGTTGCACATTCTTTCCAATTGGAATATTTTAACTGCAAATTCCAGGCACTGGATCTTGTTCAGCCTTTCTCCTCTAAATCAAagagccctctgctaccagcCACGCTCTCCCCCAAGCAGTTTATTAGGTAGTCTGATTAAATCACCTTTTAATCTTCATTCACATTCACATAAATTCAAAAGAGCAAGAACAGCAGCACTGAGTCAGagcaaaggcccatctagcccagtggtgAGCAATCTGTGGACtccatgcagcccactggggctcccccacTGCCAACAGGCACTctggctgcccctctccccaacacATCTCTCGTGCACTAGGGCACCGAAACAcgtccccccacacacacacaagtgaacTGGCATGCTGCAAATCAGTGATTCATGACATCCAGCTCGGGGAGGAGCTGGGATGGAGCGCCGATGGATGGTTCACAGCATTCCAAAAGCCCAGGGAGGGACGGGGAGGAACAGGTACGTGCAAGGCTCCAGTGCACGAGAAGTCTCAAAAGCTGACACCTTTTTTATGTACATGTTGACCAGGACTGGTCCCAGGACAGACCCCACTGGAAGCCATGACTATTTATCCCTCTTCATTCtcaaaactggccatttattcctactctttgttgcCTATCTTTTAACCCATGGGAATTGCTTTGTCTAATTGTAAGGCAGGTTTTTCCCAGGCCACGGCTCCTTCTTGAAGGTTTTTACTGGTATCCAG includes:
- the EIF6 gene encoding eukaryotic translation initiation factor 6 — encoded protein: MAVRASFENNQEIGCFAKLTNCYCLVAIGGSENFYSVFEGELSETIPVVHASIAGCRIIGRMCVGNRHGLLVPSSTTDQELQHIRNSLPDSVRIQRVEERLSALGNVTTCNDYVALIHPDLDRETEEILADVLKVEVFRQTVADQVLVGSYCVFSNQGGLVHPKTSTEDQDELSSLLQVPLVAGTVNRGSEVIAAGMVVNDWCAFCGLDTTSTELSVIESIFKLNEAQPSTIATSMRDSLIDSLT